Proteins encoded together in one Saccopteryx leptura isolate mSacLep1 chromosome 7, mSacLep1_pri_phased_curated, whole genome shotgun sequence window:
- the LIMS2 gene encoding LIM and senescent cell antigen-like-containing domain protein 2 isoform X1, with protein sequence MTTQLGALAASGLYQRRHHRQSPPPVQSRHMSNALANAVCQRCQTCFTPAERIVHSSSKLYHEQCFVCAQCFQPFPEGLFYEFEGWKYCEHDFQMLFAPCCGSCGEFITGRVIKAMNNNWHPGCFCCELCDVELADLGFMRNAGRHLCRPCHNREKAKGLGKYMCQQCHLVIEEQPLMFRSEAYHPDHFSCTQCRKELTAEARELKGELYCLPCHDKMGVPICGACRRPIEGRVVNALGKQWHVEHFVCAKCEKPFLGHRHYEKKGLAYCETHYNQLFGDVCYSCSHVIEGDVVSALNKAWCVSCFSCSTCNSKLTLKNKFVEFDMKPVCKRCYENFPLELKKRLKKLSEPAARKACAKPAGLCPT encoded by the exons ATGACCACCCAACTGGGCGCACTTGCTGCGTCTGGGCTGTATCAGCGGCGCCATCACCGCCAGAGCCCTCCGCCTGTTCAATCCCG cCACATGTCCAATGCCTTGGCCAATGCAGTATGCCAACGCTGCCAAACATGCTTCACCCCCGCCGAGCGGATTGTCCACAGCAGCAGCAAGCTGTACCATGAGCAGTGCTTTGTGTGTGCCCAGTGCTTCCAGCCCTTCCCTGAGGGGCTCTTCTACGAG TTTGAAGGCTGGAAGTACTGCGAGCATGACTTCCAGATGCTGTTTGCTCCGTGCTGTGGCTCTTGTG GCGAGTTCATCACTGGTCGTGTCATCAAGGCCATGAACAACAACTGGCACCCTGGGTGCTTCTGCTGTGAACTATGTGATGTGGAACTGGCTGACCTGGGCTTCATGCGGAACGCGGGCAG GCACCTGTGCCGGCCTTGCCACAACCGTGAGAAGGCCAAGGGCCTGGGCAAGTACATGTGTCAGCAGTGCCACCTGGTTATCGAGGAGCAGCCCCTCATGTTCAGGAGCGAAGCTTACCACCCGGACCACTTCAGCTGCACCCAGTGCAG GAAGGAGCTGACTGCTGAGGCCCGGGAGCTGAAGGGGGAACTCTACTGCCTGCCGTGCCATGACAAGATGGGTGTCCCCATCTGTGGGGCCTGTCGCCGGCCCATTGAGGGCCGTGTGGTCAATGCACTGGGCAAGCAGTGGCATGTGGAG CACTTTGTCTGTGCCAAGTGTGAGAAGCCGTTCCTGGGGCACCGACACTATGAGAAGAAGGGCCTGGCCTACTGTGAGACCCACTACAACCAG CTCTTTGGAGATGTCTGCTATAGCTGCAGCCATGTGATTGAGGGTGATG TGGTGTCAGCCCTCAACAAGGCCTGGTGTGTGAGCTGCTTCTCCTGCTCCACCTGCAACAGCAAGCTCACCCTGAA GAACAAGTTTGTGGAGTTTGACATGAAGCCCGTGTGCAAGAGGTGCTACGAGAACTTTCCGCTGGAGCTGAAGAAGCGGCTGAAGAAGCTGTCAGAGCCGGCCGCCCGCAAGGCCTGCGCCAAGCCTGCGGGCCTCTGTCCCACCTGA
- the LIMS2 gene encoding LIM and senescent cell antigen-like-containing domain protein 2 isoform X4: MTTQLGALAASGLYQRRHHRQSPPPVQSRHMSNALANAVCQRCQTCFTPAERIVHSSSKLYHEQCFVCAQCFQPFPEGLFYEFEGWKYCEHDFQMLFAPCCGSCGEFITGRVIKAMNNNWHPGCFCCELCDVELADLGFMRNAGRKELTAEARELKGELYCLPCHDKMGVPICGACRRPIEGRVVNALGKQWHVEHFVCAKCEKPFLGHRHYEKKGLAYCETHYNQLFGDVCYSCSHVIEGDVVSALNKAWCVSCFSCSTCNSKLTLKNKFVEFDMKPVCKRCYENFPLELKKRLKKLSEPAARKACAKPAGLCPT, translated from the exons ATGACCACCCAACTGGGCGCACTTGCTGCGTCTGGGCTGTATCAGCGGCGCCATCACCGCCAGAGCCCTCCGCCTGTTCAATCCCG cCACATGTCCAATGCCTTGGCCAATGCAGTATGCCAACGCTGCCAAACATGCTTCACCCCCGCCGAGCGGATTGTCCACAGCAGCAGCAAGCTGTACCATGAGCAGTGCTTTGTGTGTGCCCAGTGCTTCCAGCCCTTCCCTGAGGGGCTCTTCTACGAG TTTGAAGGCTGGAAGTACTGCGAGCATGACTTCCAGATGCTGTTTGCTCCGTGCTGTGGCTCTTGTG GCGAGTTCATCACTGGTCGTGTCATCAAGGCCATGAACAACAACTGGCACCCTGGGTGCTTCTGCTGTGAACTATGTGATGTGGAACTGGCTGACCTGGGCTTCATGCGGAACGCGGGCAG GAAGGAGCTGACTGCTGAGGCCCGGGAGCTGAAGGGGGAACTCTACTGCCTGCCGTGCCATGACAAGATGGGTGTCCCCATCTGTGGGGCCTGTCGCCGGCCCATTGAGGGCCGTGTGGTCAATGCACTGGGCAAGCAGTGGCATGTGGAG CACTTTGTCTGTGCCAAGTGTGAGAAGCCGTTCCTGGGGCACCGACACTATGAGAAGAAGGGCCTGGCCTACTGTGAGACCCACTACAACCAG CTCTTTGGAGATGTCTGCTATAGCTGCAGCCATGTGATTGAGGGTGATG TGGTGTCAGCCCTCAACAAGGCCTGGTGTGTGAGCTGCTTCTCCTGCTCCACCTGCAACAGCAAGCTCACCCTGAA GAACAAGTTTGTGGAGTTTGACATGAAGCCCGTGTGCAAGAGGTGCTACGAGAACTTTCCGCTGGAGCTGAAGAAGCGGCTGAAGAAGCTGTCAGAGCCGGCCGCCCGCAAGGCCTGCGCCAAGCCTGCGGGCCTCTGTCCCACCTGA
- the LIMS2 gene encoding LIM and senescent cell antigen-like-containing domain protein 2 isoform X5 — MTTQLGALAASGLYQRRHHRQSPPPVQSRHMSNALANAVCQRCQTCFTPAERIVHSSSKLYHEQCFVCAQCFQPFPEGLFYEFEGWKYCEHDFQMLFAPCCGSCGEFITGRVIKAMNNNWHPGCFCCELCDVELADLGFMRNAGRHLCRPCHNREKAKGLGKYMCQQCHLVIEEQPLMFRSEAYHPDHFSCTQCRKELTAEARELKGELYCLPCHDKMGVPICGACRRPIEGRVVNALGKQWHVEHFVCAKCEKPFLGHRHYEKKGLAYCETHYNQLFGDVCYSCSHVIEGDGTSLWSLT, encoded by the exons ATGACCACCCAACTGGGCGCACTTGCTGCGTCTGGGCTGTATCAGCGGCGCCATCACCGCCAGAGCCCTCCGCCTGTTCAATCCCG cCACATGTCCAATGCCTTGGCCAATGCAGTATGCCAACGCTGCCAAACATGCTTCACCCCCGCCGAGCGGATTGTCCACAGCAGCAGCAAGCTGTACCATGAGCAGTGCTTTGTGTGTGCCCAGTGCTTCCAGCCCTTCCCTGAGGGGCTCTTCTACGAG TTTGAAGGCTGGAAGTACTGCGAGCATGACTTCCAGATGCTGTTTGCTCCGTGCTGTGGCTCTTGTG GCGAGTTCATCACTGGTCGTGTCATCAAGGCCATGAACAACAACTGGCACCCTGGGTGCTTCTGCTGTGAACTATGTGATGTGGAACTGGCTGACCTGGGCTTCATGCGGAACGCGGGCAG GCACCTGTGCCGGCCTTGCCACAACCGTGAGAAGGCCAAGGGCCTGGGCAAGTACATGTGTCAGCAGTGCCACCTGGTTATCGAGGAGCAGCCCCTCATGTTCAGGAGCGAAGCTTACCACCCGGACCACTTCAGCTGCACCCAGTGCAG GAAGGAGCTGACTGCTGAGGCCCGGGAGCTGAAGGGGGAACTCTACTGCCTGCCGTGCCATGACAAGATGGGTGTCCCCATCTGTGGGGCCTGTCGCCGGCCCATTGAGGGCCGTGTGGTCAATGCACTGGGCAAGCAGTGGCATGTGGAG CACTTTGTCTGTGCCAAGTGTGAGAAGCCGTTCCTGGGGCACCGACACTATGAGAAGAAGGGCCTGGCCTACTGTGAGACCCACTACAACCAG CTCTTTGGAGATGTCTGCTATAGCTGCAGCCATGTGATTGAGGGTGATG GAACAAGTTTGTGGAGTTTGACATGA
- the LIMS2 gene encoding LIM and senescent cell antigen-like-containing domain protein 2 isoform X2, which yields MTGSHMSNALANAVCQRCQTCFTPAERIVHSSSKLYHEQCFVCAQCFQPFPEGLFYEFEGWKYCEHDFQMLFAPCCGSCGEFITGRVIKAMNNNWHPGCFCCELCDVELADLGFMRNAGRHLCRPCHNREKAKGLGKYMCQQCHLVIEEQPLMFRSEAYHPDHFSCTQCRKELTAEARELKGELYCLPCHDKMGVPICGACRRPIEGRVVNALGKQWHVEHFVCAKCEKPFLGHRHYEKKGLAYCETHYNQLFGDVCYSCSHVIEGDVVSALNKAWCVSCFSCSTCNSKLTLKNKFVEFDMKPVCKRCYENFPLELKKRLKKLSEPAARKACAKPAGLCPT from the exons cCACATGTCCAATGCCTTGGCCAATGCAGTATGCCAACGCTGCCAAACATGCTTCACCCCCGCCGAGCGGATTGTCCACAGCAGCAGCAAGCTGTACCATGAGCAGTGCTTTGTGTGTGCCCAGTGCTTCCAGCCCTTCCCTGAGGGGCTCTTCTACGAG TTTGAAGGCTGGAAGTACTGCGAGCATGACTTCCAGATGCTGTTTGCTCCGTGCTGTGGCTCTTGTG GCGAGTTCATCACTGGTCGTGTCATCAAGGCCATGAACAACAACTGGCACCCTGGGTGCTTCTGCTGTGAACTATGTGATGTGGAACTGGCTGACCTGGGCTTCATGCGGAACGCGGGCAG GCACCTGTGCCGGCCTTGCCACAACCGTGAGAAGGCCAAGGGCCTGGGCAAGTACATGTGTCAGCAGTGCCACCTGGTTATCGAGGAGCAGCCCCTCATGTTCAGGAGCGAAGCTTACCACCCGGACCACTTCAGCTGCACCCAGTGCAG GAAGGAGCTGACTGCTGAGGCCCGGGAGCTGAAGGGGGAACTCTACTGCCTGCCGTGCCATGACAAGATGGGTGTCCCCATCTGTGGGGCCTGTCGCCGGCCCATTGAGGGCCGTGTGGTCAATGCACTGGGCAAGCAGTGGCATGTGGAG CACTTTGTCTGTGCCAAGTGTGAGAAGCCGTTCCTGGGGCACCGACACTATGAGAAGAAGGGCCTGGCCTACTGTGAGACCCACTACAACCAG CTCTTTGGAGATGTCTGCTATAGCTGCAGCCATGTGATTGAGGGTGATG TGGTGTCAGCCCTCAACAAGGCCTGGTGTGTGAGCTGCTTCTCCTGCTCCACCTGCAACAGCAAGCTCACCCTGAA GAACAAGTTTGTGGAGTTTGACATGAAGCCCGTGTGCAAGAGGTGCTACGAGAACTTTCCGCTGGAGCTGAAGAAGCGGCTGAAGAAGCTGTCAGAGCCGGCCGCCCGCAAGGCCTGCGCCAAGCCTGCGGGCCTCTGTCCCACCTGA
- the LIMS2 gene encoding LIM and senescent cell antigen-like-containing domain protein 2 isoform X3, which produces MSNALANAVCQRCQTCFTPAERIVHSSSKLYHEQCFVCAQCFQPFPEGLFYEFEGWKYCEHDFQMLFAPCCGSCGEFITGRVIKAMNNNWHPGCFCCELCDVELADLGFMRNAGRHLCRPCHNREKAKGLGKYMCQQCHLVIEEQPLMFRSEAYHPDHFSCTQCRKELTAEARELKGELYCLPCHDKMGVPICGACRRPIEGRVVNALGKQWHVEHFVCAKCEKPFLGHRHYEKKGLAYCETHYNQLFGDVCYSCSHVIEGDVVSALNKAWCVSCFSCSTCNSKLTLKNKFVEFDMKPVCKRCYENFPLELKKRLKKLSEPAARKACAKPAGLCPT; this is translated from the exons ATGTCCAATGCCTTGGCCAATGCAGTATGCCAACGCTGCCAAACATGCTTCACCCCCGCCGAGCGGATTGTCCACAGCAGCAGCAAGCTGTACCATGAGCAGTGCTTTGTGTGTGCCCAGTGCTTCCAGCCCTTCCCTGAGGGGCTCTTCTACGAG TTTGAAGGCTGGAAGTACTGCGAGCATGACTTCCAGATGCTGTTTGCTCCGTGCTGTGGCTCTTGTG GCGAGTTCATCACTGGTCGTGTCATCAAGGCCATGAACAACAACTGGCACCCTGGGTGCTTCTGCTGTGAACTATGTGATGTGGAACTGGCTGACCTGGGCTTCATGCGGAACGCGGGCAG GCACCTGTGCCGGCCTTGCCACAACCGTGAGAAGGCCAAGGGCCTGGGCAAGTACATGTGTCAGCAGTGCCACCTGGTTATCGAGGAGCAGCCCCTCATGTTCAGGAGCGAAGCTTACCACCCGGACCACTTCAGCTGCACCCAGTGCAG GAAGGAGCTGACTGCTGAGGCCCGGGAGCTGAAGGGGGAACTCTACTGCCTGCCGTGCCATGACAAGATGGGTGTCCCCATCTGTGGGGCCTGTCGCCGGCCCATTGAGGGCCGTGTGGTCAATGCACTGGGCAAGCAGTGGCATGTGGAG CACTTTGTCTGTGCCAAGTGTGAGAAGCCGTTCCTGGGGCACCGACACTATGAGAAGAAGGGCCTGGCCTACTGTGAGACCCACTACAACCAG CTCTTTGGAGATGTCTGCTATAGCTGCAGCCATGTGATTGAGGGTGATG TGGTGTCAGCCCTCAACAAGGCCTGGTGTGTGAGCTGCTTCTCCTGCTCCACCTGCAACAGCAAGCTCACCCTGAA GAACAAGTTTGTGGAGTTTGACATGAAGCCCGTGTGCAAGAGGTGCTACGAGAACTTTCCGCTGGAGCTGAAGAAGCGGCTGAAGAAGCTGTCAGAGCCGGCCGCCCGCAAGGCCTGCGCCAAGCCTGCGGGCCTCTGTCCCACCTGA
- the GPR17 gene encoding uracil nucleotide/cysteinyl leukotriene receptor, giving the protein MNGLDVASRGLMANSSLAAADQCGQETWLENILFASFYLLNFLLAFVGNTLALWLFIRDHRSNTPANVFLMHLAMADLSCVLVLPTRLIYHFSGNHWPFGEVPCRLTGFLFYLNMYASIYFLTCISADRFLAIVHPVKSLKFRRPLYAHLACAFLWVVVAVAMAPLLVSPQTVQTNHTTVCLQLYREKASRQALVSLAVAFTFPFVTTVTCYLLIIRSLRQGPRVEKRLKSKAVRMIGMVLAIFLVCFVPYHVHRFLYVLHYRSSGASCAAQRALALGNRITSCLISLNGALDPIMYFFVAEKFHSTLCSLLCCRRLSGLPASLEGKTNESSLSTRSEL; this is encoded by the coding sequence ATGAATGGCCTAGACGTAGCCTCCCGGGGTCTGATGGCCAACTCTTCATTGGCTGCTGCAGATCAATGTGGCCAGGAAACGTGGCTGGAGAACATCCTCTTTGCCTCCTTctacctcctgaatttccttctggCTTTTGTCGGCAATACCCTCGCTCTGTGGCTTTTCATCCGGGACCACAGGTCGAATACCCCCGCCAATGTATTCCTGATGCATCTGGCCATGGCAgacctgtcctgtgtgctggtCCTGCCCACACGCCTCATCTACCACTTCTCGGGGAACCACTGGCCGTTTGGGGAAGTCCCGTGCCGTCTCACCGGTTTCCTCTTCTACCTCAACATGTACGCCAGCATCTACTTCCTCACCTGCATCAGTGCAGACCGCTTCCTGGCCATCGTGCACCCCGTCAAGTCCCTCAAGTTCCGCAGGCCCCTCTATGCACACCTGGCCTGCGCCTTCCTCTGGGTGGTCGTGGCGGTGGCCATGGCTCCTCTGCTGGTGAGCCCACAAACCGTGCAGACCAACCACACCACTGTGTGCCTACAGCTGTACCGGGAGAAGGCCTCCCGGCAGGCGCTTGTATCCCTGGCTGTGGCTTTCACTTTTCCGTTTGTCACCACGGTGACCTGCTACCTGCTCATCATCCGCAGCCTGAGGCAGGGCCCCCGCGTGGAGAAGCGCCTCAAAAGCAAAGCGGTCCGCATGATCGGCATGGTGCTGGCTATTTTCCTGGTCTGTTTCGTGCCCTACCACGTCCACCGCTTCCTCTACGTGCTGCACTACCGCAGCAGCGGGGCCTCCTGCGCGGCCCAGCGTGCCCTGGCCCTGGGTAACCGCATCACCTCCTGCCTCATCAGCCTTAATGGGGCGCTGGATCCCATCATGTACTTTTTTGTGGCCGAGAAGTTTCACAGCACCCTGTGCAGCCTGCTCTGCTGCAGAAGGCTCTCGGGCCTGCCCGCCAGCCTCGAGGGGAAAACCAATGAGAGCTCGCTGAGCACCAGGTCAGAGCTGTGA
- the LIMS2 gene encoding LIM and senescent cell antigen-like-containing domain protein 2 isoform X6 encodes MTGRHLCRPCHNREKAKGLGKYMCQQCHLVIEEQPLMFRSEAYHPDHFSCTQCRKELTAEARELKGELYCLPCHDKMGVPICGACRRPIEGRVVNALGKQWHVEHFVCAKCEKPFLGHRHYEKKGLAYCETHYNQLFGDVCYSCSHVIEGDVVSALNKAWCVSCFSCSTCNSKLTLKNKFVEFDMKPVCKRCYENFPLELKKRLKKLSEPAARKACAKPAGLCPT; translated from the exons GCACCTGTGCCGGCCTTGCCACAACCGTGAGAAGGCCAAGGGCCTGGGCAAGTACATGTGTCAGCAGTGCCACCTGGTTATCGAGGAGCAGCCCCTCATGTTCAGGAGCGAAGCTTACCACCCGGACCACTTCAGCTGCACCCAGTGCAG GAAGGAGCTGACTGCTGAGGCCCGGGAGCTGAAGGGGGAACTCTACTGCCTGCCGTGCCATGACAAGATGGGTGTCCCCATCTGTGGGGCCTGTCGCCGGCCCATTGAGGGCCGTGTGGTCAATGCACTGGGCAAGCAGTGGCATGTGGAG CACTTTGTCTGTGCCAAGTGTGAGAAGCCGTTCCTGGGGCACCGACACTATGAGAAGAAGGGCCTGGCCTACTGTGAGACCCACTACAACCAG CTCTTTGGAGATGTCTGCTATAGCTGCAGCCATGTGATTGAGGGTGATG TGGTGTCAGCCCTCAACAAGGCCTGGTGTGTGAGCTGCTTCTCCTGCTCCACCTGCAACAGCAAGCTCACCCTGAA GAACAAGTTTGTGGAGTTTGACATGAAGCCCGTGTGCAAGAGGTGCTACGAGAACTTTCCGCTGGAGCTGAAGAAGCGGCTGAAGAAGCTGTCAGAGCCGGCCGCCCGCAAGGCCTGCGCCAAGCCTGCGGGCCTCTGTCCCACCTGA